One window of the Trypanosoma brucei gambiense DAL972 chromosome 3, complete sequence genome contains the following:
- a CDS encoding expression site-associated gene (ESAG) protein,putative gives MEGKTGESTTYLSVFSSSMGEQNDKLEKLISYGNEMGDLVAKVGGLFAEVNESVREVRKELPNTLIKANKYYTAIVEITKTVWSDVKAVGLDPDMAKCSRQEFSAVENFEASCGDQTCPLENSVTEGSLQKYKDGCLTITILNGSVSECLNRLRDNLYRSGAVQSSRKILEWRGEDPHGAFYFQLTLEIQQIFSTLITPFAAGKPPFALLDMMANITSLNSHFNWVHGNFTSLLLDIDVAGNVSNTNSTILQMR, from the coding sequence atggaagggaaaacaggCGAAAGCACAACATACTTGAGTGTTTTCAGCAGCTCAATGGGAGAACAAAATGATAAATTGGAAAAACTTATATCCtatggaaatgaaatgggGGACCTTGTAGCTAAGGTGGGTGGATTATTTGCTGAGGTTAATGAGAGTGTGAGGGAAGTCAGGAAAGAATTACCCAATACTCTCATCAAAGCGAATAAATACTATACAGCCATTGTTGAGATTACAAAGACTGTTTGGAGTGACGTGAAGGCAGTAGGGCTGGATCCCGATATGGCTAAATGTAGCCGTCAAGAGTTTAGCGCCGTTGAAAACTTTGAGGCTAGTTGTGGTGACCAAACCTGTCCTCTAGAAAACAGCGTGACTGAGGGTTCCCTTCAAAAGTATAAGGATGGCTGTCTCACAATAACGATACTAAATGGTTCCGTAAGCGAATGCCTTAATAGACTGAGGGACAACTTATATAGGAGTGGCGCCGTGCAGAGTTCAAGAAAAATATTGGAGTGGAGAGGCGAAGACCCGCATGGTGCCTTCTATTTTCAACTGACGCTCGAGATACAGCAAATTTTCTCCACTCTCATCACACCTTTTGCTGCTGGAAAACCGCCTTTCGCGCTTCTGGATATGATGGCAAATATTACTTCCCTCAATTCCCACTTTAACTGGGTCCATGGAAACTTCACGTCGCTGCTACTTGACATTGATGTTGCTGGTAATGTGAGTAATACTAATTCCACCATTTTACAAATGCGTTAA
- a CDS encoding expression site-associated gene (ESAG) protein,putative, translating to MKVISLFLAVCLTVLGSLIGEVVGQPSGKAMTLKGAETLCNLSHALRVVSTEILKKHQNATEMVDKVREWRHRHGVKGRTWKAIVQGLEKIGVVNGSDMENIKKTYVEMEKVMNNTDKAIQLMDTSFLNIVRVSYHVVNASLSIGQVLRDLVVLFEQTKGDKNDWCCLVKEKSAPSENGCGSDDAGHKAAKAPDECNMSVIKDMSDDGVLAALDKYKTDQRVELTDNNDTKCWIMGTEDVANGGAGSFIVGTTGGFVTYRKEAAVTIMSSDTVPKLIINYTLVRNGYESIAQQYRDVEPTLTSFVEYENKLKELLTQSPMVRRYFKENGRKRKRSVDDDDMIDEEGFTMRKQHTLIGLIFFAAILVM from the coding sequence ATGAAGGTGATATCACTTTTTCTTGCAGTGTGTCTGACAGTGCTGGGTTCCCTTATTGGGGAAGTTGTGGGGCAGCCTTCCGGCAAGGCCATGACCCTCAAGGGGGCTGAGACGTTATGCAATCTCAGTCATGCCTTGAGGGTTGTGAGCACTGAGATTCTGAAGAAGCACCAAAATGCTACAGAAATGGTAGATAAGGTTCGGGAGTGGCGACATAGACATGGTGTAAAGGGGAGGACATGGAAGGCAATAGTGCAGGGTTTGGAGAAGATAGGGGTTGTTAATGGAAGTGATATggaaaatataaagaaaacatatgtggaaatggaaaaagtaaTGAACAATACAGATAAAGCTATTCAGTTAATGGATACTAGTTTTTTAAACATTGTAAGAGTTTCCTATCATGTTGTGAATGCATCACTGTCAATAGGACAAGTGTTGAGGGATCTAGTAGTGTTGTTTGAGCAAACAAAGGGTGACAAAAACGATTGGTGTTGTTTGGTGAAAGAGAAGTCTGCCCCTTCAGAAAATGGATGTGGAAGTGATGATGCTGGGCACAAAGCAGCAAAGGCCCCAGATGAGTGTAATATGTCCGTTATAAAAGATATGTCAGATGATGGTGTACTGGCTGCGCTAGATAAATATAAAACTGACCAGAGAGTTGAACTTACAGACAATAACGACACAAAATGCTGGATCATGGGTACGGAAGATGTTGCAAATGGAGGAGCTGGATCCTTCATAGTGGGAACTACTGGAGGATTTGTTACCTATCGTAAAGAAGCTGCCGTTACCATAATGTCTAGTGACACGGTGCCCAAACTTATCATCAATTACACTTTGGTTAGAAACGGATATGAAAGTATTGCACAACAGTACCGTGATGTAGAGCCAACTCTTACCTCCTTTGTGGAGTatgaaaataaactaaaagaaCTGTTAACTCAGAGCCCGATGGTGCGCAGGTATTTCAAGGAGAATGGAAGGAAACGCAAGAGAAGTGTCGATGACGACGATATGATAGATGAAGAAGGATTCacaatgaggaagcaacatACCCTAATTGGTTTAATATTCTTTGCAGCAATTCTGGTTATGTGA
- a CDS encoding expression site-associated gene (ESAG) protein,putative: MRHELVFTIGLFAVVLSPSFQGDLDAGRWTTESVDWSEITDYIGDGYKYHNVGEFETLCKIYRITQTEAPQPSFKNREREDEILKKLEEMVTETEAAGCNKGSNKSANSTTAYQEIKKLFEKAKALKEEIEVNRTKALNASRSAQENMLRAVYGDAVDVARNENKTLEQAMRGNKSLLFNSVDNAGTSCGSYGDKSVGKTLINDFFCLCVGEAIVITEEIKRKENLEEDGGNNNIYNGFNCPCRDEIRRPENGNWTMMAESCEGDSQGHCDPAKIKYNHTEAWDVISKACVYKNVASNVKTLKSALAQFNALVNLEQDEYQVKGIFGYVRTGKNKNRTCTGHTAGFTCVSYNHTLENGGIPWYNRLTNATEQLQEMTKYAKEADSHLHELEEYKHEAEEIFLEVKLGGDAELWKSSQGKGDDEGGNAEVNNDGLTHLNMETGGFTLLFLSLILIF; this comes from the coding sequence ATGAGGCACGAATTAGTGTTTACCATTGGGTTGTTTGCGGTTGTtttatctccttcttttcaagGTGATTTGGATGCGGGGAGATGGACAACAGAGTCGGTTGACTGGAGTGAGATTACGGACTATATCGGTGACGGCTATAAGTACCATAACGTTGGCGAGTTCGAGACACTGTGCAAGATTTACAGAATTACGCAAACAGAAGCCCCACAACCTTCCTTTAAGAATCGCGAGAGGGAAGATGAGATTCTGaagaagttggaggaaatggtCACCGAAACGGAGGCTGCAGGTTGTAATAAAGGTTCCAATAAATCAGCTAACAGCACAACGGCGTATCAGGAGATAAAGAAACTGTTTGAGAAGGCGAAAGCGCtgaaggaggaaattgaGGTGAATAGGACAAAAGCCTTAAATGCAAGTCGTTCTGCTCAAGAAAATATGCTGAGAGCTGTGTATGGTGACGCTGTGGATGTGGCAAGAAATGAGAATAAAACTCTGGAGCAAGCcatgaggggaaacaaatcaCTGCTGTTCAATAGTGTAGATAATGCAGGTACGAGTTGCGGGTCTTATGGAGACAAGTCAGTTGGAAAGACGTTAATCAATGACTTTTTCTGTCTATGTGTGGGAGAAGCCATTGTTATAACTGAAGagatcaaaaggaaagaaaatctTGAAGAGGATGgaggtaataataatatatataatgggTTCAATTGTCCTTGTAGAGATGAAATAAGAAGGCCGGAAAATGGTAACTGGACCATGATGGCTGAATCCTGTGAAGGTGATAGTCAAGGACATTGTGATcctgcaaaaataaaatacaaccACACTGAGGCATGGGATGTGATTAGTAAAGCTTGTGTGTACAAAAATGTTGCATCTAATGTAAAAACCTTAAAGAGTGCACTAGCTCAGTTTAATGCATTAGTGAATTTGGAACAGGATGAATATCAGGTGAAGGGTATTTTTGGTTATGTGAGaacgggaaaaaacaaaaatcgcACATGCACAGGTCATACTGCTGGATTCACATGTGTCAGTTACAATCACACACTTGAAAATGGTGGAATTCCATGGTACAATCGTCTTACTAACGCTACCGAGCAGCTACAAGAAATGACAAAATATGCCAAAGAAGCTGACAGTCATCTTCATGAGTTGGAAGAGTACAAACAtgaggcagaggaaataTTTCTTGAGGTGAAacttggtggtgatgcgGAGCTATGGAAAAGTAGCCAAGGTAAGGGTGATGATGAAGGTGGCAATGCTGAAGTAAATAATGATGGACTTACTCATTTGAATATGGAAACTGGGGGTTTTACATTATTATTCTTATCTCTTATTCTTATCTTTTAG